The following coding sequences lie in one Spinacia oleracea cultivar Varoflay chromosome 1, BTI_SOV_V1, whole genome shotgun sequence genomic window:
- the LOC110775518 gene encoding WRKY transcription factor WRKY51, which yields MGGGYRSRKMEDEVAIEEAASAGVKSMEHLLRLLSSSSSPSSSSECREVTEVTVGKFKRLISVLNRTGHARFRRAPNLSVSSDSSNSSDSPPPFQPPPPHSTKPLFTPPPAQTPTTPICQPEKPIPLRVVRQSHNHPMTLDFTKPNPNTKPCASISNSASFSISSSANSSSFLSTITGEGSVSNRKLFGGSVFVPPPTSSSGFAASGKPPLSTSSSSHHNKSCHHHHQEFSEDFSGKISGSTRCHCSSKRKKLRVKKTMRVPAISSKTADIPSDDYSWRKYGQKPIKGSPYPRGYYKCSTVRGCPARKHVERATDDPTMLIVTYEGEHRHSPIPASHDNISHHMVPTTATPAWLVPLQSHPILTLSD from the exons ATGGGAGGAGGTTATAGATCAAGGAAGATGGAAGACGAAGTAGCAATTGAAGAGGCGGCATCGGCTGGGGTGAAGTCCATGGAACATTTGCTACGCCTTTTATCATCGTCATCATCACCATCTTCTTCTTCTGAGTGCAGAGAAGTTACTGAGGTTACAGTTGGTAAGTTTAAGAGGCTCATCTCTGTTCTCAACCGTACTGGCCATGCTCGTTTTCGCCGTGCTCCTAATCTTTCTGTCTCCTCTGATTCTTCCAATTCTTCCGACTCTCCTCCGCCCTTTCAACCACCTCCCCCTCACTCCACCAAACCCTTGTTCACACCACCACCTGCACAAACACCAACAACACCGATTTGTCAACCGGAAAAACCGATTCCGTTGAGGGTTGTTCGACAGTCGCACAACCACCCGATGACTTTGGATTTCACAAAACCGAACCCGAATACAAAACCATGTGCGTCGATTTCGAATTCGGCGTCCTTTAGTATATCTTCATCGGCGAACTCATCGTCGTTTTTGTCTACTATTACCGGAGAAGGAAGCGTGTCTAACAGAAAGCTATTCGGTGGATCTGTTTTTGTTCCACCTCCTACATCGTCGTCTGGGTTTGCTGCTTCTGGGAAACCTCCCCTTTCAACGTCTTCGTCTTCTCATCATAATAAGAGTtgtcaccaccaccaccaagagTTTTCCGAAGACTTTTCCGGTAAAATCTCCGGGTCAACACGGTGTCACTGCTCATCTAAGCGGAAGAAGTTGAGGGTGAAGAAGACGATGAGAGTTCCGGCGATCAGTTCAAAGACCGCCGATATTCCTTCTGATGATTACTCTTGGAGGAAATACGGGCAGAAACCTATTAAAGGATCTCCTTACCCAAG GGGATATTACAAGTGCAGTACAGTAAGAGGATGTCCGGCGAGGAAGCATGTAGAGAGGGCAACAGATGATCCAACGATGTTGATTGTAACTTATGAAGGAGAGCACCGTCACTCTCCTATACCTGCATCACACGATAACATCTCTCATCACATGGTCCCCACCACCGCTACACCAGCATGGTTGGTCCCTTTGCAGTCGCACCCTATTTTGACTTTGTCTGACTGA